In one Actinomyces trachealis genomic region, the following are encoded:
- a CDS encoding antitoxin VbhA family protein yields the protein MARTATIARVAEADVRKRVALRRSRPGSKAERELRVAEAIYSVEMEGLPVSVASRQDAREYVVGRIDSDELVAPCARTLWPRLSSSPRISIPKRAC from the coding sequence ATGGCCCGTACCGCCACCATTGCCCGCGTCGCGGAGGCCGACGTCCGGAAACGGGTCGCACTCAGACGTAGCCGCCCTGGCAGTAAGGCCGAGCGCGAGCTGCGCGTGGCCGAGGCGATCTACAGCGTCGAGATGGAGGGCTTGCCGGTGTCGGTCGCCAGCCGCCAGGACGCCCGGGAGTACGTCGTCGGCCGCATCGACTCTGACGAGCTGGTGGCTCCGTGCGCGCGCACGCTATGGCCTCGCCTGAGTTCGTCGCCCCGTATCTCGATCCCGAAACGGGCGTGCTGA
- a CDS encoding M23 family metallopeptidase, with the protein MSDKPMTRRQRREAERAAAQAALRQEAEAEALAAAARRRPDLRRLRAGRAQAGGQRLEDSTVDAKAEDTTADATTANRTTASIARAGAAAAVKELEQEAARHDVAADADTVRAPQVKDPGRFVVPDTATTPAGSRTPAKPSKPSRPRQPAKATSEAQAGKADAAAKEPSARPAGKEPGREPGKGRPAKPVQQAAAGKAAKVAEASKSSGERQGAGRGRPASARRSVRKPNALPPELASKIAARLPDDGNLDTTTIINSRELVAGATARAAAAKAGSRPGWADHLDDSTEELDLPGAAQDAAASGEESLPRSYRPRRGSERTSRSGSAGPAGTQRTRIGTLGRASVLAVLAILTIVIPLTGKVPDITSFAAPRSEDPAALQASQQATGSSLAAPIVGTDADADVIPNAGLNNVPDAATLARIKEAYANASQSCAVKLGASGEAAAFIKPPSVYMPMIAGSYTVSSPFGYRLHPTLGYVRLHAGQDWAAGVGTPIYAVAAGTVTMAGVDGGMGEVTIRHEINGKVWFTRYLHMYQDGIYVKTGDKVQAGQLIAGVGSTGQSTGPHLHFEVRTADNWEESSAIEPSQWLKDQGAVELSSDCK; encoded by the coding sequence GTGTCCGACAAGCCAATGACCCGGCGCCAGCGTCGAGAAGCTGAGCGTGCCGCCGCCCAGGCTGCCCTCCGCCAGGAGGCGGAAGCTGAGGCGCTCGCGGCTGCTGCACGGCGTCGTCCGGATTTGCGCAGGCTACGCGCCGGACGGGCGCAGGCGGGCGGCCAGCGGCTGGAGGACTCCACTGTTGATGCCAAGGCTGAGGACACGACGGCGGACGCAACCACCGCCAACCGCACCACCGCCTCTATCGCCCGCGCTGGCGCAGCTGCAGCTGTAAAGGAGCTGGAGCAGGAGGCTGCGCGCCACGACGTCGCCGCTGACGCGGACACCGTCAGGGCCCCGCAGGTGAAGGACCCCGGGCGATTTGTTGTGCCAGACACGGCCACCACCCCGGCTGGCTCCCGTACTCCCGCCAAGCCTTCTAAACCAAGCCGCCCGCGGCAGCCAGCAAAAGCGACTTCGGAAGCGCAGGCGGGGAAGGCGGATGCCGCAGCCAAGGAGCCCTCCGCAAGGCCTGCGGGCAAGGAACCAGGCAGGGAACCAGGCAAGGGCAGACCCGCCAAGCCAGTGCAGCAGGCCGCTGCGGGGAAGGCAGCCAAAGTGGCGGAGGCCAGCAAATCTTCCGGTGAGCGCCAGGGGGCGGGGCGGGGGCGCCCCGCCTCAGCGCGGCGCTCTGTGCGCAAGCCCAATGCCCTGCCTCCCGAACTCGCCTCCAAGATCGCCGCCCGCCTACCTGATGACGGCAACCTTGACACGACCACGATCATCAACTCGCGAGAGCTGGTAGCCGGTGCGACTGCCCGCGCCGCCGCAGCTAAGGCCGGTTCACGTCCCGGCTGGGCTGACCACCTTGATGACAGCACCGAGGAGCTAGACCTTCCCGGTGCTGCACAGGACGCTGCGGCATCGGGCGAGGAGTCCTTGCCTCGCAGCTACCGTCCGCGCCGTGGCTCGGAGCGCACCTCCCGCAGTGGCAGCGCAGGCCCTGCCGGAACCCAGCGCACACGGATCGGCACCCTGGGGCGCGCCTCCGTCTTGGCTGTCCTGGCGATTCTCACCATCGTGATCCCACTGACCGGCAAGGTCCCGGACATCACCAGTTTTGCAGCCCCACGTTCCGAGGATCCAGCAGCACTGCAGGCCTCTCAACAAGCGACCGGCTCTTCCTTGGCTGCGCCTATCGTCGGCACTGACGCCGACGCCGACGTGATCCCCAACGCTGGCTTGAACAACGTGCCCGACGCCGCCACCCTGGCGCGCATCAAAGAGGCCTACGCCAATGCTTCACAGAGCTGCGCGGTCAAGCTGGGGGCCTCAGGTGAGGCTGCGGCCTTCATCAAGCCGCCGAGCGTCTACATGCCGATGATTGCGGGCAGCTACACGGTGTCCTCTCCCTTCGGCTACCGTCTGCACCCCACCCTCGGTTACGTTCGCCTGCACGCTGGGCAGGACTGGGCTGCAGGCGTGGGCACCCCGATCTACGCGGTTGCCGCTGGCACCGTGACTATGGCCGGAGTTGACGGGGGCATGGGTGAGGTGACGATCCGCCACGAGATCAACGGGAAGGTCTGGTTCACCCGTTACCTGCACATGTACCAGGACGGTATCTACGTTAAGACTGGTGACAAGGTTCAGGCTGGCCAGCTCATCGCTGGTGTGGGCTCTACCGGTCAGTCCACCGGACCCCACCTGCACTTTGAGGTGCGTACTGCTGACAACTGGGAGGAGTCCTCGGCCATTGAGCCCTCGCAGTGGCTCAAGGACCAGGGCGCCGTAGAGTTGTCCTCTGACTGTAAGTGA
- a CDS encoding hemolysin family protein: MSTPAALITALVLLLGNAFFVGAEFAVTSSRRARLEPLAEDGDKRAQTALWALQHVSSMLATAQLGVTVCSTGLGMVAESAVARLLQPAVAAVGFGTASAHGIAVVLALVLVVLMHVVAGEMVPKNISIASPETAVRWLAPPLVGLSHLLRPVIFVLNGLANTTLRLFGVEPRDEVPASFNAAEVAAIVERSTAEGVLEDETGLLSTALEFSEETAGSVMVPVAELVTLPADSTPADVEHAVATTGFSRFPTVDDTGEVSGYLHLKDVLYADAAQRYEPVPTGLLRQMVRVRPDDEVEDALLAMQRTGAHLGWVEAPSGGLLGVVFLEDIIEELVGEVYDEMQREEHQRRDLL, encoded by the coding sequence GTGAGCACCCCCGCAGCCCTCATCACAGCCCTGGTCCTACTCCTAGGCAATGCCTTCTTTGTGGGGGCGGAGTTTGCTGTCACCTCTTCGCGCCGGGCCCGGCTGGAGCCCCTCGCGGAAGACGGCGACAAGCGCGCCCAGACCGCCCTGTGGGCACTCCAACACGTTTCCTCCATGCTCGCCACCGCCCAGCTGGGCGTGACTGTCTGCTCCACCGGTTTGGGCATGGTGGCTGAATCTGCTGTCGCCCGCCTGCTCCAGCCCGCCGTGGCGGCAGTTGGGTTCGGCACTGCCAGCGCGCACGGCATCGCCGTGGTCCTGGCCTTGGTGCTGGTGGTCCTTATGCATGTGGTGGCTGGGGAGATGGTGCCCAAGAACATATCCATCGCCTCCCCAGAAACAGCCGTGCGCTGGCTCGCACCGCCCCTGGTGGGCCTGTCGCACCTGCTACGGCCTGTCATCTTTGTGCTCAACGGCCTGGCCAACACCACCCTGCGCCTGTTCGGTGTGGAACCACGTGACGAGGTGCCCGCCTCCTTCAACGCCGCCGAGGTGGCGGCTATCGTGGAACGCTCCACCGCCGAGGGTGTGCTGGAGGACGAGACCGGCCTGCTGTCCACCGCCCTGGAGTTCTCTGAGGAGACCGCTGGCAGCGTCATGGTGCCGGTTGCCGAACTGGTCACGCTCCCAGCTGACTCCACCCCTGCGGACGTGGAGCATGCCGTGGCCACCACCGGCTTCTCCCGTTTCCCCACTGTTGACGACACTGGAGAAGTCAGCGGCTACCTCCACCTCAAGGACGTCCTCTACGCCGACGCCGCCCAACGCTATGAGCCAGTCCCCACGGGCCTGCTGCGTCAGATGGTGCGCGTGCGACCCGACGACGAGGTGGAGGATGCGCTGCTTGCCATGCAGCGCACCGGCGCGCATCTGGGCTGGGTGGAGGCTCCTTCCGGCGGTTTGTTGGGGGTGGTGTTCTTGGAGGACATCATCGAGGAGCTTGTGGGGGAGGTCTACGATGAGATGCAGCGTGAGGAGCACCAGCGCCGCGACCTGCTCTAG
- a CDS encoding glycerophosphodiester phosphodiesterase, which produces MLHKGRPRGRKSRAPEVVAHRGGGKEAPENTWAAVEHTVALGLRWMETDLHVTSDGVVILWHDPSFQRVSDQPVLIGQQTWREVSRQDVGDGRPPVRLDDVLYAFPDLHLNIDLKVSEVVQPALQVVRVAGALERVRFASFSARRLAVLRRQEQRATTSVGTSDVAGLLLRAEWGLPLPRTRWSWVQSRSKVDCVQVPTAHRGIPVVTERFVAAAHRYGLEVHVWTVDDPAEMERLAALNVDALITDVPTVALEVMGRTERA; this is translated from the coding sequence ATGCTGCATAAGGGACGCCCGCGAGGGCGTAAGTCCAGGGCGCCTGAGGTGGTGGCTCACCGGGGCGGTGGGAAAGAGGCCCCGGAGAACACCTGGGCCGCAGTGGAGCACACTGTTGCTCTGGGACTGCGGTGGATGGAGACGGACTTGCACGTTACTAGCGACGGCGTGGTCATCCTTTGGCATGACCCAAGTTTCCAGCGCGTCTCCGACCAGCCAGTGCTGATCGGCCAGCAGACCTGGCGGGAGGTCTCCCGCCAAGACGTGGGGGATGGGCGCCCGCCCGTACGTTTGGATGACGTGCTGTATGCCTTTCCAGACCTGCACCTGAACATCGACTTGAAAGTTTCCGAGGTGGTGCAGCCTGCCCTGCAGGTGGTGCGGGTGGCCGGGGCCCTGGAGCGGGTGCGTTTTGCCTCCTTCTCCGCGCGGCGCCTCGCGGTGCTGCGCCGTCAGGAGCAGCGGGCGACGACGTCGGTGGGCACCAGTGATGTGGCCGGTCTGCTGCTGCGTGCTGAGTGGGGTCTGCCGCTGCCGCGTACCCGCTGGAGCTGGGTGCAGAGTCGTTCCAAGGTGGACTGTGTGCAAGTGCCGACCGCGCACCGGGGTATCCCGGTGGTGACGGAACGTTTTGTGGCTGCCGCGCACCGTTATGGGCTGGAGGTACACGTGTGGACTGTGGATGACCCGGCGGAGATGGAACGACTGGCGGCCCTAAACGTGGATGCACTGATTACGGACGTGCCTACGGTGGCCTTGGAGGTCATGGGGCGGACGGAGCGGGCCTGA
- a CDS encoding hemolysin family protein → MGTLTDWLMIGLGILLTVGTAGFVAGEFSLVALDPATVETRAAEGDKRAATVRRALSRLSTLLSGAQVGITLTTILLGYTMQSALAKILTGLMSHWLAESVATGAAVATALVLVNAFSMVLGELIPKNATLADPMRAAGLVAPFLTAFTALLSPIIRLLNGTANLFLRRLGITPTEELSGARSASELVALVRHSAKEGTLDVSTATLLTRSIGVGELTAVDVMTDRGRLHVLDQDATAADVVEAARTTGHSRFPVVGQGADDVLGIVHLRRAVAVPYERRVEVPVASSSLMTPAPQVPETMPLANLLIELRSAGSQMAVVVDEYGGTAGVVTLEDAVEEIVGEVADEHDRRRAAAHAEASGDWVLPGWTRPDELATRAHLHVPDDGPYETLAGLVMNELGRIPKVGDCVDVAHVCLRVEAMDGRRVVRLRVSALPESGGPEDSKGPGKAGYTGEGAK, encoded by the coding sequence ATGGGTACCCTCACTGACTGGCTCATGATCGGCCTGGGCATCCTCCTGACCGTCGGCACCGCTGGCTTCGTCGCGGGGGAGTTCTCACTCGTGGCCCTGGACCCCGCTACCGTGGAGACCCGTGCCGCCGAAGGTGACAAACGCGCCGCCACCGTCCGCCGGGCCCTTAGTCGCCTGTCCACGCTGCTGTCCGGCGCCCAGGTGGGCATCACCCTGACCACCATCTTGCTGGGCTACACCATGCAGTCTGCCCTGGCCAAGATCCTTACCGGCCTCATGTCCCACTGGCTGGCTGAGTCTGTGGCCACCGGTGCCGCCGTAGCCACCGCCTTGGTGCTGGTCAATGCGTTCTCCATGGTGCTCGGTGAGCTCATCCCCAAGAACGCCACCCTGGCCGACCCCATGCGTGCCGCCGGTCTGGTAGCTCCCTTCCTCACGGCCTTCACCGCCCTGCTCAGCCCTATTATCCGGCTGCTTAACGGTACCGCTAACCTCTTTCTGCGCCGCCTGGGCATCACCCCTACCGAGGAGCTATCCGGCGCCCGCTCCGCCTCCGAACTCGTCGCCTTGGTACGCCACAGTGCTAAGGAAGGCACCTTGGATGTCTCCACCGCCACCCTGCTCACCCGCTCCATCGGCGTCGGCGAGCTCACTGCGGTCGACGTCATGACCGACCGTGGCCGCCTGCACGTCCTAGACCAGGACGCCACCGCCGCCGACGTCGTCGAGGCCGCCCGCACTACCGGCCACTCCCGCTTCCCCGTAGTGGGCCAGGGCGCTGATGACGTGCTCGGCATTGTCCACCTGCGCCGAGCTGTCGCCGTCCCTTACGAGCGGCGCGTCGAGGTGCCGGTGGCCTCCAGCTCCCTGATGACCCCCGCACCGCAGGTCCCTGAGACCATGCCCCTGGCAAACCTCCTGATCGAGCTGCGCAGCGCTGGCAGCCAGATGGCCGTGGTCGTGGACGAGTACGGCGGTACCGCCGGGGTGGTCACCCTGGAGGACGCCGTGGAGGAGATCGTTGGGGAGGTTGCTGACGAGCATGACCGCCGTCGCGCTGCCGCCCACGCTGAAGCCTCCGGTGACTGGGTGCTGCCCGGTTGGACTCGCCCCGACGAGCTAGCCACCCGCGCCCACCTCCACGTCCCTGACGACGGCCCCTACGAGACTCTCGCCGGCTTGGTCATGAACGAGCTTGGTCGCATCCCCAAGGTGGGGGACTGTGTCGACGTCGCCCACGTGTGCTTACGTGTGGAGGCGATGGACGGGCGGCGCGTCGTGCGTCTGCGCGTCAGCGCCCTGCCCGAGTCGGGCGGGCCGGAGGACTCCAAGGGGCCAGGCAAGGCTGGATACACCGGGGAAGGCGCCAAGTGA
- the argS gene encoding arginine--tRNA ligase, which yields MTPEELANAIRTVLLVAAGDGTLNLPVEEVPLPKVERPRSRAHGDWATNVAMQLAKKAGTSPRALAETLVDRLAQVDGVASVEVAGPGFLNIRLDAASAGELARTILQAGQGYGCNSSLAGQHVNLEYVSANPTGPVHLGGARWAAVGDSLARILTACGAQVTREYYFNDHGTQIDRFARSLLAAARGEDTPEDGYGGTYIAEIAATVTADELTAARPEPATLPDVEATEVFRARGVDLMFASIKAELHAFHSDFDVFFHEDSLHSSGAVTKAIGKLRERGMIEERDGATWLRTTDFGDDKDRVLIKSDGQAAYFAADVAYYLDKRSRGADCAIYLLGADHHGYIGRMMAMCAAFGDEPGVNMQILIGQLVNLVKDGEPVRMSKRAGTIVTLEDLVSAVGVDAARYALARVSMDSMIDIDLDVLASANNENPVYYVQYAHARTRNVARNAAEHGVSREADFDPAALDTPTDSELLGVLARFPAIVAQAAEMREQHRVARYLEDLAAAYHTWYAATRVTPRGDDAVDAGHVARLWLNDAVSQVLANGLGLLGVSAPERM from the coding sequence GTGACCCCCGAAGAGCTCGCCAACGCGATCCGCACCGTCCTTCTCGTCGCCGCTGGCGACGGCACCCTTAATCTCCCCGTCGAGGAGGTGCCCCTGCCCAAGGTTGAGCGCCCGCGCTCGCGTGCGCACGGCGACTGGGCCACCAACGTGGCCATGCAGCTCGCCAAGAAGGCGGGCACCAGCCCGCGCGCCCTGGCCGAGACCCTGGTGGACCGCCTGGCGCAGGTCGACGGCGTCGCCTCCGTGGAGGTAGCCGGGCCCGGCTTCCTCAACATCCGACTCGACGCCGCCTCTGCTGGGGAGCTGGCCCGCACCATCCTGCAAGCCGGGCAGGGATACGGCTGCAACAGCTCCCTGGCCGGGCAGCACGTGAACCTGGAGTACGTCTCCGCCAACCCCACCGGCCCCGTCCACCTCGGCGGGGCCCGCTGGGCCGCCGTCGGCGACTCGCTGGCCCGCATCCTCACCGCCTGCGGGGCCCAGGTAACCCGCGAGTACTACTTCAACGACCACGGCACCCAGATCGACCGCTTCGCCCGGTCCCTCCTCGCGGCCGCCCGCGGCGAGGACACCCCCGAGGATGGCTACGGCGGCACCTACATCGCCGAGATCGCCGCCACCGTCACCGCCGACGAGCTCACGGCCGCCCGCCCCGAGCCCGCCACCCTGCCCGACGTTGAAGCCACCGAGGTCTTCCGCGCCCGCGGGGTCGACCTCATGTTCGCTTCCATCAAGGCCGAGCTACACGCCTTCCACTCCGACTTCGACGTCTTCTTCCACGAGGACTCCCTGCACTCCTCCGGCGCCGTCACCAAGGCCATCGGCAAGCTGCGCGAGCGCGGCATGATCGAGGAGCGTGACGGCGCTACCTGGCTGCGCACCACCGACTTCGGGGACGACAAGGACCGCGTCCTCATCAAATCCGACGGCCAAGCCGCCTACTTCGCCGCCGACGTTGCCTACTACCTGGACAAGCGCTCGCGCGGCGCCGACTGCGCCATCTATCTGCTGGGCGCGGACCATCACGGCTACATCGGGCGCATGATGGCCATGTGCGCCGCCTTCGGCGACGAACCCGGCGTCAACATGCAGATCCTCATCGGCCAGCTGGTCAACCTCGTCAAGGACGGCGAGCCCGTGCGCATGTCCAAGCGGGCCGGAACCATCGTGACCCTGGAGGACCTGGTCTCCGCCGTCGGGGTGGACGCGGCCCGGTACGCCCTGGCGCGCGTGTCCATGGACTCCATGATTGACATCGACCTGGACGTTCTGGCCTCCGCCAACAATGAGAACCCCGTTTACTACGTGCAGTACGCCCACGCCCGCACCCGCAATGTGGCGCGCAACGCCGCCGAGCACGGGGTCAGCCGGGAGGCGGACTTCGACCCCGCCGCCTTGGACACCCCGACCGATTCTGAACTGCTAGGGGTGTTGGCCCGCTTCCCCGCCATCGTCGCCCAGGCAGCCGAGATGCGCGAGCAGCACCGGGTGGCCCGCTACCTGGAGGATCTGGCCGCCGCCTACCACACCTGGTACGCCGCCACCCGCGTGACCCCACGCGGGGACGACGCCGTGGACGCCGGTCACGTGGCCCGCCTGTGGCTCAACGATGCGGTCAGCCAGGTGCTGGCCAACGGCCTGGGGCTGCTGGGAGTCAGCGCCCCGGAGAGGATGTGA